DNA from Physeter macrocephalus isolate SW-GA chromosome 15, ASM283717v5, whole genome shotgun sequence:
agtctcttcagcaagtggtgttgggaaagttggacattCGCATGTAAaccagtgaaattagaacacatcctcacaccatacacaaaaattaactcaaaatggtttaaagacttaaacataagacatgacaccataaagcTCCCTAGAAGAGATcttaggcaaaacattctctgatataaattgtaccaatgttttcttagatcagtttcccaaggcagtagaagtaaaacaaaaataaacaaatgagacctaatcaaactgaCAAGCTTTtgtatggcaaaggaaaccataaacaaaccaaaaagacaacctatggaatgggagaaaatatttgcaaactgtgtgaccaacaagggcttaatttccaaaatatacaaacagctcctacaactcaacaacaacaaaacaaacaacccaatcaaaaaggtgggcagaagacctaaatagacatttatccaaagaagaaatacagatagccaatagtcacatgaaaagatgctcaacattgctaattattagagaaatgcaaatcaaaactacaatgaggttgcttccatgtcctggctattgtaaatagtgctgcaattaacattggggtgcatgtgtctttttgaattatggttttctctgggtatatacccagtagtgagattgctgggtcacatggtagttctatatttagttttttaaggaacctccatagttccgcatagtggcagtatcaatttacattcccaccagcagtgtaggagggttcccttttctccacactgtctccagcatttattgtttttagattttatgatgtccatcagcagaggaatggataaagaagatgtggtattatgtacaatagaataaaaaggaacaaaattgggtcatttgtagagatgtggatggacctagagtctgtcatacagagtgaagtaagtcagaaaaacaaatattgtatattaacacatatatgtggaatctgaaaaaattggtatagacgatcttatttacaaagcagaaatagagacacagacgtagagaacaaacgttcTGTTTGTTGTATGGAtagcaagggggaaggggggtggtgggatgaattgggagattgggattgacatatatacactactgatactatgtataaagtacataacgaatgagaacctactgtatagcacagggaattctactcaatgctctgtggtgacctaaatgggaaggaaatccaaaaaacgggatagggcttccctggtggcgcagtggttgagaatccacctgccgatgcaggggacacgggttcgtgccccggtccgggaagatcccacatgttgcggagcggctgggcccgtgagccatggccgctgagcctgtgtgaccggagcctgtgctccacaacgggagaggccacaacagtgagaggcccgcataccgcaaaaaaaaaacaaaaaaaaaaaacgggatatatgtatatgtagagctgattcagtttgctgtacagtaggaactaacacaacattgtaaagcaactatactccaataaaaattttagaagaacaaacaaaaaatctataaTGAAGTACTACCTCACActggtctgaatggccatcattaaaaagtctacagataacaagcgctggagaggatgtggagaaaagggaacccgcctacactgtttgtgggaatgtaaattggtgcagctattatggaaaacagtatggaggtttctcaaaaaaataaaaatagaattaccatatgatccagcaatcccactcctgggcaaaaatccaaacaaaactaaaattcaaaaagatacatgcatcctatgtgcatagcagcactattcacaatagccaagacatggaaataacctaaatgtccaaacgggatatatgtatatgtagagctgattcagtttgctgtacagtaggaactaacacaacattgtaaagcaactatactccaataaaaattttagaagaacaaacaaaaaatctataaTGAAGTACTACCTCACActggtctgaatggccatcattaaaaagtctacagataacaagcgctggagaggatgtggagaaaagggaacccgcctacactgtttgtgggaatgtaaattggtgcagctattatggaaaacagtatggaggtttctcaaaaaaataaaaatagaattaccatatgatccagcaatcccactcctgggcaaaaatccaaacaaaactaaaattcaaaaagatacatgcatcctatgtgcatagcagcactattcacaatagccaagacatggaaataacctaaatgtccatcaacagatgaatggataaagaagctgtggtatatatatgcaatggaatactactcagcataaaaagaacccaataatgccatttgcagcaacatggatggaactagagatgaccatactaagtgaagtaagtcagaaagagaaagagaaataccatatgatatcacttatatgtggaatctaaaatatgacacaaatgaagctatctacaaaacaaaaagagactcgcagacatagagaacagatctgtggttgccaaggggaagggggtggaggagggatggagtagaagcttggggttagcagatgtaagctattatatatagaatgaataaataacaagatgctactgtatagcacagggaactatattcagtatcctctgatgaaccataatggaaaagaatattttaaaaaggatatatatgtataattgaatcactttgctgaataacagaaattaacattgtaaatctatagttaaattaaaaataaataaattaattgtgtGTGGTCAAAATACTGAACATGCTTAATTGGGAACCCTTATTAATCACATATAGattctataaataaatacaaacccACCTATACAGTTTCCATCATAAGAGTACTGAAATTGGCTCCTTCCACTACATGAGGACAAAGCAAGAAGTGAGTTTTACCAGACACTGAGTCTGTcttaattttggacttcccagcctccagaattgtgccTTGCGATACTCTGAGGAGAGAACCTAGCCAGGCCATGCTGtatttctgacctacagaacttaGCTCTAAAGAAATCTCAgagagggagaccttcaagatggcagaggagtaagatgtggcaatcaccttcctccccacaaatacatcagagatacatctacatgtggaacaacccctacagaacacctactgaatgctggcagatgacctcagacttccccgaagctgtgtggctgacagggtcttcgtgctctggccaggtgtcaggccagtgactctgaggtgggagagctgagttcaggacattggtccaccagagacctcccggctccaagtaatatcaaatggcgaaagctctcccacagatctccatctcaacactaagacccagctccactcaacaagcagcaagctacagtgctggacaccctatgccaaacaactagcaagacaggaacacaaccccacccattagcagagaggctgcctaaaatcataataaggtcacagacaccccaaaacacaaaaccagacatggtcctgcccaccagaaagacaagatccagtctcatgcaccagaacacaggcaccagtcccctccaccaggaagcctaaacaacccactgaaccaaccttacccgctgggggcagacaccaaaaacaacaggaactatgaacctgcaacctgtgaaaaggagaccccaaacacagtaagtaagcaaaatgagaagacagagaaatacacagcaaatgaaggagagaggtaaaaacccaccagaccaaacaaatgaagagaaaatagacaatctacctgaaaaagaattcagagtaatgacagtaaagatgatccataatcttggaaatagcatggagaagatacaagaaacgtttaacaaggacctagaagaactaagagcaaacaaacaatgatgaacaacacaataaatgaaatttaaaattctctagaaggaatcaatagagaataactgaagcagaagaacggataagtgacctggaagataaaatagtggaaataactactgcagagcagaataaagacaaaagaatgaaaataattcaggacagtctcagagacctctgggacaacattaaatgcaccaacatttgaattacaggggtcacagaagacgaagagaaaaagaaaagggactgggaaaatatttgaagagattatagtagaaaacttccctaatatgggaaaggaaatagtcaatcaagtccaggaagcacagagatcccatacaggataaatccaaggagaaacaaaccaagacacatactaatcaaactatcaaaaattaaatacacagaaaaaatattaaaagcagcaagggaaaaacaacaagtaacatacaagggaatccccataaggttaacagctgatctttcagcagaacctctgcaagccagaagggagaggcaggacataattaaagtgatgaaagggaagaacctacaaccaagattactctccccagcaaggatctcattcacattcgacagagaaattaaaacctttacagacaatcaaaagctaagagaattcagcaccaccaaaaaagctttacaacaaatgctaaaggaaattccctaggcaggaaacacaagagaaggaaaagacctacaataacaaacccaaaacaattaagaaaatggtaatagggacatacatatcaataattatcttaaatgtcaatgaattaaaagctacaaccaaaagacatagactggctgaatggatacaaaaacaagacccatatatacgctgtctacgagagacccacttcaaacctagggacacatacacactgaaagtgaggggatggaaaaagatattccatgaaaatggaaatcaaaagaaagctggagtagcaatcctcatatcagaaaaaatagactttaaaataaagactattacaagagacaaagaaggacactacataatgatcaagggctcaatccaataagaagatataacaattgtaaatatttatacacccaatataggagcatctcaatgcataaggcaaatgttaacagccataaaggggtagtcgacagtaacacaatcatagtaggggactttaacaccccactttctcattggacagatcatccaaaatgaaaataaataaggaaatacagctttaaatgacatattaaacaagatgggcataactgatatttataggatattccatccaaaaacaacataatacactttcttctcaagtgctcatggaacattctccaggatagatcatgtcttgggtcacaaatcaagccttggtaaatttaagaaaattgaaatcatatcaagtatattttctgacaacaatgctatgagactatatctcaattacaggaaaaatctgtaaaaaatacaaacacatggaggtgaaacaatacactacttaataactaagagatcactgaagaaatcaaagaggaaaccaaaaaatacctagaatcaaatgacaatgaaaacacgacgacccaaaatctatgggatgcagcaaaagcagttctaagagggacgtttatagcaatacaatcctacctcaaNNNNNNNNNNNNNNNNNNNNNNNNNNNNNNNNNNNNNNNNNNNNNNNNNNNNNNNNNNNNNNNNNNNNNNNNNNNNNNNNNNNNNNNNNNNNNNNNNNNNNNNNNNNNNNNNtatatgccaataaaatggacaacctggaagaaatggaaaaattcttagaaaagcactaccTTCTGAGAGtgaaccaggcagaaatagaaaatataaactgaccaatcacagcactgaaattgaataGAACATTAAAAGGGTcttacaacatgatcaagtggagtttatcccaggaatgcaaggattcttcaatatatatccttctcaaactcttccaaaatatagcagagggaggaacactccccaactcattctacaatgccaccatcaccctgataccaaaaccagacaaatgtcatataaaagaaaactacaggccaatatcactgatgaacatagatgcaaaaatcctcaacaaaatactagaaacagaatccaatagaACATTAAAAGGGTCTTACAACATGaacaagtggagtttatcccaggaatgcaaggattcttcaatatatgcaaattaatcaatgtgatataccgtATTAActaactgaaggataaaaaccatatgatcatctcaatagatgcagaaaaagctttcaacaaaattcaacacccagttatgataaaaagcctccagaaagtaggcatagagggaacttacctcaacataataaaggccatatatgacaaacccacaaatggcatttttcaaagaactagaacaaaaaatttcacaatttgtatggaaacacaaaagaccctgaatagccaaagcaatcttgagacaaaaaacggagctggaggaatcaggctccctgacttcagagtatacttcaaagctacagtaatcaagacagtacagtactggcacaaaaacagaaatatagatcaatggaagaggatagatagcccagagataaacccacacacatatggtcaccttgtctttgatgaacgaggcaagaatatacaatggagaaaagacagcctcttcaataagtggtgctgggaaaactggacagctacatgtaaaagaatgaaactagaacactccctaacaccatacacagaaataaactcaaaatggatgaaagacctaaatgtcaggccagacactttaaaacccttagaggaaaacataggcagaacactctatgacataaatcacagcaagatgctttttgacccacctcctagagaaatggaaattaaaacaaaaataaacaaatgggaccttatgaaacttaaaagcttttccatagcaaaggaaaccgtaaacaagacaaaaagacaaccctcagaataggaaaaaatatttgcaaatgaagcaaatgacaaaggattaatctccaaaatttacaagcagctcatgcagctcagtatgaaaaaaacaaacaacccaattcaaaaatgggcagaagacctaaatagacatttctcaaaagaagatatacagattgctaacaaacacatgaaagaatgctcaacatcattaatcattagagaaatgcaaatcaaaactacaatgaggtatcacctcacagcagtcagaacggccatcaacAAAattctacaaaccataaatgctggagagggtgtggagaaaagagaaccctcttgcactgttggttggaatgtaaattgatacagccactatgcagaatagtatggaagttccttaaaaaactaaaaatagaactaccatatgcccagcaatcccaatactgggtatataccctgagaaaaccataattcaaaaagagtcacataccacaatgttcattgcagctctatatagaataaccaggacatggaagccatctaagtgtccttcgacagataaatggataaaggtgatgtggcacatatttacaatggaatattagccataaaaagatacgaaattgagtcatttgtagtgaggtggatggacctagagtctgtcatacagagtgaagtaagtcagaaagagaaaagcaaatactgtatgctaacatatatatggaatctaaaaaaagaaaatggttatgaagaacctaggggcaggacagtaataatgacgcagatgtagggaatggacttgaggacacggggagggggaaggataagttgggacaaagtgagagagtggcatggactaatatatactaccaaatgtaaaatagctagctattgggaagcagctgcatagcacagggagatcagctcggtgctttgtgaccacctagaggggtgggatagggagtgtgggagggagacgcaaaagggaggagagggaggagatatcgagatatatgtatatatatgtatagctgattcactttgttataaagtacaccattgtatagcaattatactccaataaagatgttttttaaaaatgtactgaaattatgtatataaagGAGTTTTTATCAAAAAGCCCTTCTTTTTAAGTTAAAGTAATATTTATGTAGTAAACTTTTCCACTTATTATcgaaagaaaataactttcatttctttcaaagaaTAATTAATTTGGCTCATATGAAAAACACTTTATAACATATTGATGACACTTATTCCATCTGAGGATTTTAAGTGGATTGTTACcaaaaaatcattttcctttttttgtgtgtgtgtactattcatttttaaggctgttAGCAGACAAGAAAAATGCACTTAATCCAATTTTGCTTCTACTTGAAGAATTTTTTTGTCCACTAAGACTATTATGGACATAGTCTTTTTATGCCATATGTGCTTGAAGTTCCCATCTTGCCagatatatagttttttttaatccagagaaTTCTCTCTTCTCAGAAAAATATTCTTGCACGCAGAAAAGCGATCGTCTCATTAACTAGAATGTGAAATGAGACAAACGACAGGACAAACAAGGAACAAACACATTGTCATATAGGAAGAATGTGCTAGCGTGTAAGAGCTTATGCATTACTGTTGTTAAGACAAATAATATGATATATCAACAAAATGTAATATActatgtaaaaatttttataagtatgGGGGGTGTATTGTTTGCAGGATGGCTATTCTTGTTGATgatattcattattatatttcagCCTAAGGAGAATGACGGTTTTAATTCAGATGTAATTCAGCAAAGACCACTGTGTAATCATTATAGCCATCAACAAACTGATTCATGTGCAGTTGGTCCACAAGTTACAAAAGCTGTTTCTGAGTTCTTGTTTGTACCCACCATTTTAAGATTACATCAGAATTAAAGCATGCAGGACTTGAACTGACTTCAAAGACTAAACTTAGACTTCTAGCTagtttagcttttttcttttattgattcatGTTTTCCATTTGGCTTGCATATCCTGTTTTAGCTTGATGCCCCTTCTAGAATTTCATTTACAAATCTTAGAGCCTTGGTTGGTGAAACACACTAATTAATATTGTGGTAGAGGCTGAGGATTTTAGCAATCTCATGTCTCCTGCTTGGAAAAATATCTGCTGTTTTTCCACCCCATGTCTAGCACCATACTGAACATGGCAAAATGCATCTTAAGTGGAACTCTAAATGCATTtaatcaaaaatgcatttaaggggcttccctggtggcgcagtggttgcgcgtccgcctgccgatgcagggggaaccgggttcacgccctggtctgggaggatcccacatgccgcggagcggctgggcccgtgagccatggccgctgggcctgcgcgtccggagcctgtgctccgcaacggggagggGCCcaaaagagggaggcccgcataccaaaaaaaaaaaaaaaaaaaaaaaaaaaatgcatttaaggaGGACTGTTTACACTACCTGCTGCCAATACTATTAATCGTGAAGCTCAAACCTTTCAGTGCAACAGAAATATGAGATCTACTTTTTCCTACTTAGATTTTTTCAAGAAGaaacaataaagtaaaaacaggttattttatgatttttttaagtccCAAGTAATGCTTAAGCCAACAGCATTCCAGCTTTGTAAAATGGACAATTCCATGGGCTTTGTAAATCTCTTATGAATGCATTAAGAATGACCAGTTTAAGGGACAAATTCCAGTTCCATAGGTCTTTGGCCTTTCTGAGAATCCTGTATAGGCAACCAAGCTCTGATTTGCAGCTTTATGCTTGAAGAAGGTTTTTTGGTGACCATCTTCTCGAAAAATCTTGGTTAGTGCTATGGTATATCCGTCATATTTTAGTTGGAAttgaataaagttaaaaatacttgTGTTAATATGACTACTATGATTTAACATATCCAGAAGGTGCCATATATTTTTGATTAAGTCTAATTAGGGTCACTTTATCTGCATGCCATCTTGTGACAGTGCCGGTACAAATCCATTCAGTGTTCTTTTGAGCAGCATGTAGGGTCCAGGCTTTTAGTAGGTTTAAAACCTTTGAAGAAATAGTTGGATGAGTTTATAAGCACCATACTTTGTAGCTCCTGAGGTTATAGTTAAATTTTTGATTCTTAGTAAAAGACAATgtgaccttaaaaaaaataaataaaaattttcaattttggaTTTCTCCAACTCTAGCTAACtgataaagaggaaaaacaagcGACTCTTGAAACTCTGAATTCAGTGTGCCTGGAATATAACACCCTTGTTTAGTGAGCTGACTTGGCCACGTTAGTTGGTCATCAACCAAGGGAGATGGAAAGGATACTTTGTGAATCTGTGCTGTAGTTGCAGCAACTTACACTGCCAAGTTCAAGCTGTGTTTGCCAAGTTACCTTATCCAAATCCTCACGTATTTGAAAGCTTTATGTGTCCCTTGAGACATTTTGATGAATGTGATTCCACCATACTTCCAAGAACCTGGGGATCCAAGATTAAATAATGAAAAGgtaatttataatacatttacCTTGAGCTCTGATGGCAGTGTTTGTGTTAACATAGCCCCTGTGTTCCgtctaatgtgtgtgtgtgcaaacacAAAGGAACGACAAGTTGGTTccaaaacagtttaaaaatgtatgaggaaaaaaaaaacagtttaaaaatgtatgtggCTTGCTTAAGGCTGTTTTCCTCACAATTTATAAATATCTCTTCCAAGATGGCGTGTTctgatttttctaatatttaactGAAAGCTTCTTTTGAAATATAGAGAAACCTGGTTCAGAAATTCCTTGACTTCTcctttttaacattatttatttatttatttatttattggctgcattggttcttcattgcagtgtgtgggcttctcattgcagcggcttcttttgttgtggagcacaggctctaggcacatgggcttcagtagttgcagcatgcgggctcagtagttgcagcatccgggccctagagtgtgcagacttcagtagctgtggtgcatgggctcagtagttgtggctcgagggctctagagagcaggctcagtagttgtggtgcacaggcttagttgctccgtggcatgtgggatcatcctggaccagggatcgaacccgtgtcccctgcattagcaggcagattcttttttctcttaacatctttattggagtataattgctttacaatggtgtgttagtttctgctttaaaacagagtgaatcagctatacatagacatatatccccatatctcctccctcttgcgtctccctcccaccctccctatcccacccctctaggtggtcacaaagtactgagctgacctccctgtgctatgcggctgcttcccactagatatctgttttacatttggtagtgtatatatgtccatgccactctcccacttcgtcccagcttaccttttcccctccccgtgacctcaagtccattctctacgtctatgtctttattcctgtcctagcaggcagattcttaaccactgcgccaccagggaagtcccgacttcTACTTTTAAAACATCTACCACAATTCTCAGTATGCCACATATAGCAATACTCTTACTTTACTAAAGGAGGTAAAAAGAAAGGGCCAAAATGATAAAACCTATTGCTTACATTCTTATTCATGTTCTTGTACAAAGTGAATGACGAAGTTGTGGTCAGCACTAATAATATCTGAATTTCCTTAGTATAGTAATGATTATAGTTATCATGATGATGttcactaacatttattaaatggttATTAATTACcagcttaattaattaattttttttattgtcaaCAACTTTTATTACCACTTACATATTTCATAGGAAAGGGAATGTAGCAATCAAGTCAGAGTTGTATAAAAACGCAGGTCGGCCCGTGTTCCTCCATTGACACCCGGGGCAGGCTGTCCGCGACATCAGGCACAGCAGCTGCACTTGTCCGAGGCCTCTTTGCAGATGCAGCCCTGGGCACACTTGGCGCAGCCCATggggcagcaggagcagcagctctTCTTGCAGGAGGTGCATCTGCAGGCTTTGCAGGTGCAGGAGCCAGCACAGCTGCAGGAACCCCCAATGGGGCAGGAGCACTTGTGGTCCATCTGGAGGAGAAGTGAGGCCCGAGGTCCAAAGCAATTAATTCTACATTCCTTACAAGAACCAGGACCAt
Protein-coding regions in this window:
- the LOC102984307 gene encoding metallothionein-1E-like; the encoded protein is MDHKCSCPIGGSCSCAGSCTCKACRCTSCKKSCCSCCPMGCAKCAQGCICKEASDKCSCCA